A section of the Carya illinoinensis cultivar Pawnee chromosome 12, C.illinoinensisPawnee_v1, whole genome shotgun sequence genome encodes:
- the LOC122288925 gene encoding uncharacterized protein LOC122288925 isoform X1 produces the protein MDNALVDKLKKNVRTGNWDATRDILNSHPDVLTARITLTGGTILHVAVAAQKENIVQKLVDMMSEHDLAIQDDKGYTALHETTFRDNSRMAEYLISKNNSLIGIRTFSKDLPVVMAMRCGHKQLASYLYFLTPLDELEVEQGHQGSVLLTYAIYARHVDIAKDLMGHYPSLAFAVHQENLSPLNALATFQRTENQLTIREITINSLVLQYIPILALWQRSALRSLSRIVRADYHQPGRPGYRSLIISILFTRLIRPLAEALERLLRRELENNLFQELLSHICTKIPTFTQSQVDSTIAPAIFCAISRGNYEFVSCMLEANPEFLWIRNSEGMNIFHCAVLHRQAKICSLIYELEGVEALIAERDQSGNTILHLAGMLTENTPIDQIAGAALQMRREVKWFKEVESICQPISKELLNSEGLSPKQVFRMTHQNLRERGEQWMKETTTSGLVAATLIVTIMFTAAFTIPGGNDDKGLPILVNDTQFKIFMVTVSLSLFSSSTSVLMFLGIFTSRYAEEDFRISLPQKMMIGFFTLFFSIGTMLVGFCLALTLLLQGQLSILIPIFLLAVFPLQIFWLTFIPLLDNIVSSSIQLSIFDKKMKFLI, from the exons ATGGATAATGCGCTTGTGGACAAACTCAAGAAAAATGTGCGAACGGGTAACTGGGACGCTACAAGAGACATTCTTAATAGCCACCCCGATGTGTTGACAGCGAGAATCACGCTGACAGGCGGGACGATTCTTCACGTTGCTGTTGCTgctcaaaaggaaaatatagTGCAGAAATTGGTGGATATGATGTCGGAACATGACTTGGCAATACAAGATGATAAAGGTTATACTGCTCTACATGAGACAACATTTCGAGATAATTCCCGAATGGCAGAGTACCTGATTTCAAAGAACAATAGCTTGATTGGAATCAGAACCTTTTCCAAAGATCTTCCAGTTGTTATGGCTATGCGCTGTGGGCATAAGCAGTTGGCTAGCTATCTCTATTTTCTCACTCCGTTGGATGAGCTAGAGGTAGAACAAGGCCACCAGGGTTCAGTGCTTCTTACCTACGCTATCTATGCCAGACATGTTG ATATCGCCAAGGATTTAATGGGCCATTATCCTAGTTTGGCTTTTGCCGTGCACCAAGAAAATCTCTCCCCTTTGAACGCATTGGCGACATTCCAGAGGACTGAAAATCAGCTAACAATTAGGGAAATAACGATCAACAGCCTCG TACTGCAATATATTCCAATATTGGCATTGTGGCAACGATCAGCTTTGCGCTCTCTCTCAAGAATTG TGCGAGCTGATTATCATCAACCAGGCCGTCCAGGATACCGTTCATTAATTATCTCCATATTATTCACGCGTCTCATACGTCCCTTGGCCG AGGCTTTAGAGCGTTTACTTAGAAGAGAGTTGGAAAATAACCTCTTCCAAGAACTTCTATCTCATATATGCACAAAGATACCGACTTTTACTCAAAGCCAGGTTGACAGTACTATTGCGCCAGCAATCTTTTGTGCTATCAGCAGAGGAAACTATGAGTTTGTTTCTTGCATGTTGGAAGCAAATCCAGAATTTCTGTGGATCCGTAACAGTGAAGGAATGAACATATTCCATTGTGCTGTCCTCCATCGTCAGGCTAAAATATGTAGCCTTATATACGAGTTAGAAGGGGTGGAAGCTCTAATTGCTGAAAGAGATCAATCCGGCAATACTATATTGCATCTGGCAGGAATGTTAACAGAAAACACTCCTATTGATCAGATAGCAGGGGCAGCTTTACAAATGCGAAGAGAAGTAAAATGGTTTAAG GAGGTTGAAAGTATTTGTCAACCTATCAGTAAGGAACTTTTAAACAGTGAAGGTTTGAGTCCTAAACAAGTATTTAGAATGACCCATCAAAATCTAAGGGAAAGGGGAGAGCAATGGATGAAAGAAACAACAACTTCTGGCTTAGTGGCAGCCACTCTAATTGTTACTATTATGTTTACAGCAGCATTTACTATTCCAGGTGGCAATGATGATAAAGGTTTGCCAATTCTCGTAAATGACACACAATTTAAGATCTTTATGGTAACTGTTTCCTTGTCACTCTTTTCTTCCTCAACTTCAGTATTGATGTTTTTGGGAATATTCACATCACGTTATGCAGAAGAAGACTTTCGTATATCATTGCCCCAAAAAATGATGATAGGATTTTtcactcttttcttttccatcgGAACTATGCTGGTGGGCTTTTGCCTTGCCCTTACACTTCTGTTACAGGGACAACTATCAATTCTCATTCCTATCTTTCTTTTGGCTGTTTTTCCCCTTCAGATATTTTGGTTGACATTCATTCCACTTCTGGATAACATTGTGAGTTCAAGCATTCAACTAAGCATTTTCGATAAGAAAATGAAGTTTTTGATTTGA
- the LOC122288925 gene encoding uncharacterized protein LOC122288925 isoform X2 yields the protein MDNALVDKLKKNVRTGNWDATRDILNSHPDVLTARITLTGGTILHVAVAAQKENIVQKLVDMMSEHDLAIQDDKGYTALHETTFRDNSRMAEYLISKNNSLIGIRTFSKDLPVVMAMRCGHKQLASYLYFLTPLDELEVEQGHQGSVLLTYAIYARHVDIAKDLMGHYPSLAFAVHQENLSPLNALATFQRTENQLTIREITINSLVLQYIPILALWQRSALRSLSRIVRADYHQPGRPGYRSLIISILFTRLIRPLAEALERLLRRELENNLFQELLSHICTKIPTFTQSQVDSTIAPAIFCAISRGNYEFVSCMLEANPEFLWIRNSEGMNIFHCAVLHRQAKICSLIYELEGVEALIAERDQSGNTILHLAGMLTENTPIDQIAGAALQMRREVKWFKTDKPSMLDEIIDYVKFLQLQVKVPRRLSLYLCLCA from the exons ATGGATAATGCGCTTGTGGACAAACTCAAGAAAAATGTGCGAACGGGTAACTGGGACGCTACAAGAGACATTCTTAATAGCCACCCCGATGTGTTGACAGCGAGAATCACGCTGACAGGCGGGACGATTCTTCACGTTGCTGTTGCTgctcaaaaggaaaatatagTGCAGAAATTGGTGGATATGATGTCGGAACATGACTTGGCAATACAAGATGATAAAGGTTATACTGCTCTACATGAGACAACATTTCGAGATAATTCCCGAATGGCAGAGTACCTGATTTCAAAGAACAATAGCTTGATTGGAATCAGAACCTTTTCCAAAGATCTTCCAGTTGTTATGGCTATGCGCTGTGGGCATAAGCAGTTGGCTAGCTATCTCTATTTTCTCACTCCGTTGGATGAGCTAGAGGTAGAACAAGGCCACCAGGGTTCAGTGCTTCTTACCTACGCTATCTATGCCAGACATGTTG ATATCGCCAAGGATTTAATGGGCCATTATCCTAGTTTGGCTTTTGCCGTGCACCAAGAAAATCTCTCCCCTTTGAACGCATTGGCGACATTCCAGAGGACTGAAAATCAGCTAACAATTAGGGAAATAACGATCAACAGCCTCG TACTGCAATATATTCCAATATTGGCATTGTGGCAACGATCAGCTTTGCGCTCTCTCTCAAGAATTG TGCGAGCTGATTATCATCAACCAGGCCGTCCAGGATACCGTTCATTAATTATCTCCATATTATTCACGCGTCTCATACGTCCCTTGGCCG AGGCTTTAGAGCGTTTACTTAGAAGAGAGTTGGAAAATAACCTCTTCCAAGAACTTCTATCTCATATATGCACAAAGATACCGACTTTTACTCAAAGCCAGGTTGACAGTACTATTGCGCCAGCAATCTTTTGTGCTATCAGCAGAGGAAACTATGAGTTTGTTTCTTGCATGTTGGAAGCAAATCCAGAATTTCTGTGGATCCGTAACAGTGAAGGAATGAACATATTCCATTGTGCTGTCCTCCATCGTCAGGCTAAAATATGTAGCCTTATATACGAGTTAGAAGGGGTGGAAGCTCTAATTGCTGAAAGAGATCAATCCGGCAATACTATATTGCATCTGGCAGGAATGTTAACAGAAAACACTCCTATTGATCAGATAGCAGGGGCAGCTTTACAAATGCGAAGAGAAGTAAAATGGTTTAAG